In the Leptotrichia sp. oral taxon 847 genome, one interval contains:
- the galE gene encoding UDP-glucose 4-epimerase GalE, with protein sequence MKTILVPGGAGYIGSHTVLDLIKKGFNPIIVDDFSNSSKKVITILEELSGEKINFYEMDIKNKESLRKIFRENKIDAVINFAGFKAVGESVEKPLMYYENNLFGMITLLEVMKEFNVKNIVFSSSATVYGVSEKVPFVETDPMGEVTNPYGRTKVIIEHILMDLAKSDNTWNIIALRYFNPLGAHESGRIGEDPNGIPNNLSPYITQVAVGKLEKLHIFGNDYDTPDGTCIRDFIHVNDLAAGHSAALNYLFNNENLGFDAINLGSEKGYSVLEIVKNFEKAVGKKIPYVIDGRRAGDVPVCYADASKAKKLLNWSAKYSIEDMCRDSWNWQRQNPNGYKK encoded by the coding sequence ATGAAAACTATTTTAGTTCCTGGTGGAGCAGGATATATCGGTTCGCACACTGTGTTAGATTTGATTAAAAAAGGATTTAATCCTATTATAGTGGATGATTTTAGTAATTCTAGTAAAAAAGTTATTACAATTTTAGAAGAACTTTCTGGAGAAAAAATAAATTTTTATGAAATGGATATAAAGAATAAAGAAAGTTTGAGAAAAATTTTTAGAGAAAATAAAATTGACGCTGTTATTAATTTTGCAGGATTTAAGGCGGTGGGAGAATCTGTGGAAAAACCGCTTATGTATTATGAAAATAATTTATTTGGAATGATTACTTTACTTGAAGTAATGAAGGAATTTAATGTAAAAAATATCGTATTTAGTTCGTCAGCTACTGTTTACGGTGTTTCTGAAAAAGTGCCTTTTGTGGAAACTGATCCAATGGGAGAAGTTACAAATCCTTATGGGCGTACAAAAGTAATAATCGAACATATTTTAATGGATTTGGCAAAATCTGACAATACTTGGAATATAATTGCTCTTAGATATTTTAATCCATTAGGTGCTCATGAAAGTGGAAGAATTGGAGAAGATCCAAACGGAATTCCAAATAATCTTTCACCGTATATAACTCAAGTTGCAGTTGGAAAATTGGAAAAATTACATATTTTTGGAAATGATTATGACACTCCAGATGGAACTTGCATAAGAGATTTTATTCATGTAAATGATTTGGCGGCAGGACATTCAGCAGCATTAAATTATTTATTTAATAATGAAAATCTTGGTTTCGATGCAATAAATTTAGGAAGTGAAAAAGGTTACAGCGTACTTGAAATTGTGAAAAATTTTGAGAAAGCGGTTGGGAAAAAAATTCCGTATGTCATAGATGGCAGAAGAGCGGGAGATGTTCCAGTTTGCTATGCTGATGCTTCTAAAGCTAAAAAACTTTTGAACTGGAGTGCAAAATATTCGATAGAAGATATGTGCCGTGATTCTTGGAATTGGCAAAGACAAAATCCAAATGGTTACAAAAAATAA
- a CDS encoding TlyA family RNA methyltransferase translates to MKKRLDLLLIEKNFFETREKAKREIMAGNVIVNEQSITKAGTMFKDSEELNIRIKDKLQYVSRGGLKLEKAIKIWNLNFNEKTVLDIGASTGGFTDCSLQNGAKQVFSVDVGKNQLDWKLRNNKKVVSMEQMHIKDLKESDLNYKKVDFIVIDVSFISLTKVIPYFKKFLSQDGKIIMLIKPQFEVGREKIGKNGVVENEEYHDEAIKKIISFSKECGYKLVGVEDSPIKGTKGNKEFLIYLKNYTN, encoded by the coding sequence TTTTTTGAAACAAGAGAAAAAGCCAAAAGAGAGATCATGGCAGGAAATGTCATCGTCAACGAGCAAAGTATAACAAAAGCCGGAACAATGTTTAAAGACTCTGAGGAATTAAACATAAGAATTAAAGATAAACTTCAATATGTAAGTCGTGGCGGATTAAAATTGGAAAAAGCTATAAAAATATGGAATTTAAACTTTAATGAGAAAACCGTTTTGGACATCGGCGCTTCAACTGGAGGATTTACTGACTGTTCTCTGCAAAATGGTGCAAAACAAGTATTTAGCGTGGATGTTGGAAAAAATCAACTGGATTGGAAACTTAGAAATAACAAAAAAGTCGTTTCGATGGAGCAAATGCACATAAAAGATTTAAAAGAAAGCGACTTAAATTATAAAAAAGTTGATTTTATTGTAATTGATGTATCATTTATTTCTCTTACAAAAGTCATACCGTATTTTAAAAAGTTTCTTTCACAAGATGGAAAAATTATTATGCTTATAAAACCACAGTTTGAGGTGGGAAGAGAAAAAATTGGAAAAAATGGTGTTGTAGAAAATGAAGAATATCACGATGAAGCAATAAAAAAAATAATTTCCTTTTCTAAAGAATGTGGCTACAAATTAGTCGGGGTCGAAGACTCACCGATAAAAGGAACAAAAGGAAATAAAGAATTTTTAATATATTTAAAAAATTATACTAATTAA
- a CDS encoding glycosyltransferase family 4 protein, giving the protein MIVVKVLLYSEGKNSFSKSGVGQALNHQIEALGENNVEVTLDKDDTYDLVHINTIGIKSYDMLKEAKKLNKPVIFHTHTTYEDFRGSIKGSYFLSPIIKFWAKKLYNAADYLISPSEYTKNLIKTKYLEKDKEIRVISNGVNTKKFKKSEELKQKFLNEYKNIYDIRKPLIITAGLPFERKGIRDFVEIVNKCSDYQFLWFGSSSVKSMLPKRIQDIIDNPPKNLVFPGYVEKDILIGAFSAAKAFLFTTYEENEGIVVLETFSAKLPLVVRDIPVYNDWIEDGKSCFKAKDNEEFCQKIKNIVENKVENLDDIIKNAYNVACERDLKLIGAKYKKYYEDILNNFR; this is encoded by the coding sequence ATGATAGTAGTGAAAGTTTTACTTTATTCAGAGGGGAAAAATTCATTCAGCAAATCAGGCGTTGGGCAAGCCCTAAATCATCAAATAGAAGCCCTTGGAGAAAATAATGTCGAAGTTACATTAGACAAAGATGATACCTATGATTTAGTTCATATAAATACAATTGGAATAAAATCCTATGATATGTTAAAAGAAGCTAAAAAATTAAATAAACCTGTTATTTTTCATACGCATACAACTTACGAGGATTTTCGTGGAAGCATAAAAGGAAGTTATTTTTTGTCACCAATAATAAAATTTTGGGCAAAAAAATTATACAATGCCGCCGATTACTTAATTTCTCCATCAGAATACACAAAAAATTTGATAAAGACAAAGTATTTAGAAAAAGATAAAGAAATAAGAGTGATTTCAAATGGAGTTAATACCAAAAAATTTAAAAAAAGTGAGGAATTAAAACAAAAATTTTTAAACGAGTACAAAAATATCTATGACATAAGAAAACCTCTTATAATCACAGCAGGACTTCCTTTTGAGCGAAAGGGAATAAGAGATTTTGTAGAAATTGTAAATAAATGTAGTGATTATCAATTTTTATGGTTTGGCTCATCAAGCGTAAAATCGATGCTTCCAAAAAGAATTCAAGATATAATAGACAATCCGCCAAAAAACTTAGTTTTTCCAGGATATGTTGAAAAAGATATTTTAATCGGAGCTTTTAGTGCAGCAAAAGCCTTTTTATTCACGACCTACGAAGAAAATGAAGGAATTGTCGTACTTGAAACTTTTTCAGCAAAACTACCATTAGTTGTAAGAGACATCCCTGTTTACAACGATTGGATTGAAGACGGCAAGAGCTGTTTTAAAGCTAAAGATAACGAAGAATTTTGTCAAAAAATAAAAAATATTGTGGAAAATAAAGTCGAAAATTTGGATGATATTATAAAAAATGCGTACAATGTGGCTTGTGAAAGGGATTTAAAACTTATTGGGGCTAAATATAAAAAATATTATGAAGATATTTTAAATAATTTTAGATAA
- the ylqF gene encoding ribosome biogenesis GTPase YlqF: MNINWYPGHMKKTRDLIVENLKLVDIIIEILDARIPIASKNPDISELAKNKKKIIILNKIDLIDVKELKRWENYFISNNFSEYFVALSCEKGTNFGELRKIINQIYELKLEKMKKKGLRKTVVRAMIVGIPNVGKSRFINKFVNKNKARVGNAPGFTRGKQWIRIDEKLELLDTPGVLWPKFEDENVAYNLAITGSIKDNVLPMEQVTLKFLEKLKKLNKIENLIKSYNLEKYFENNNIYELDNHKILSILETRLGISKADEHDYSIVSKRLLKDYRIGKIGKIFLEDF, encoded by the coding sequence ATGAATATAAACTGGTATCCAGGACATATGAAAAAAACAAGAGATTTGATAGTGGAAAATCTTAAACTAGTTGATATTATAATAGAAATTTTGGACGCAAGAATTCCTATTGCCAGTAAAAATCCTGATATTTCAGAACTTGCCAAAAACAAAAAAAAGATCATTATTTTAAATAAAATAGATTTGATCGATGTAAAAGAATTAAAAAGATGGGAAAATTATTTTATCTCTAATAACTTTTCAGAGTATTTTGTAGCTTTGAGCTGCGAAAAAGGGACAAATTTTGGTGAATTAAGAAAGATCATAAATCAAATTTATGAACTTAAACTTGAAAAAATGAAAAAAAAGGGACTTAGAAAAACTGTTGTCCGAGCAATGATAGTAGGAATTCCAAATGTTGGAAAATCACGATTTATAAATAAATTTGTTAATAAAAATAAAGCTCGAGTTGGAAATGCTCCTGGTTTTACGCGAGGAAAGCAATGGATAAGAATCGACGAAAAATTGGAGCTTTTAGACACTCCAGGCGTTTTGTGGCCAAAATTTGAAGATGAAAATGTAGCTTATAACCTTGCGATCACGGGTTCAATTAAAGATAATGTACTTCCTATGGAGCAAGTTACATTAAAATTTTTGGAAAAATTGAAAAAATTAAATAAAATTGAAAATTTAATAAAGTCATATAATTTGGAAAAATATTTTGAAAACAATAATATTTATGAGCTGGATAATCACAAGATTTTAAGTATTCTTGAAACTAGACTTGGAATTTCAAAAGCTGATGAGCACGATTACAGCATTGTTTCTAAGCGACTTTTAAAAGATTATCGAATAGGAAAAATTGGAAAAATTTTCTTGGAGGATTTCTAA
- a CDS encoding glycosyltransferase, with amino-acid sequence MRVGIFTDTYRPQVNGVVSSITTLEKELRKKGHKVYIITTTDPDAKAVEPNVLRIPSIEFKPAPQYRLGLVYSSKIIKKISKLELDIIHCQTEWGVGTFARFVSSKLEIPLVHTYHTLYEYYGHYIFGNHLKNQRKKVAAAISKFYCERCDELIVPTRKVAVILKSYGIKKEPNIIPTGIYVDKFYRENYTNEDREFIRESFGVEKNDFLCVYVGRVAQEKSIDVLIDMFSKIDDPKCKFMIVGKSYGDTGKKLKEQAEKLGISDRVIFVGEVPHEKVAIYYQIGEVFLNASVSETQGLTFVEAMVAKVPVNARYDLNLEDLLVETEAGLVYRNEEEFINNIKKLKEDTEFRKKTIENAFKVSMDYTAENFGNRVEALYKKTIEEYDSSESFTLFRGEKFIQQIRRWASPKSSNRSPWRK; translated from the coding sequence ATGAGAGTAGGTATATTTACTGATACATACAGACCGCAAGTAAACGGTGTTGTGAGTTCGATTACAACGTTAGAAAAAGAACTTAGAAAAAAAGGACACAAAGTTTACATCATAACGACAACTGATCCTGATGCAAAAGCGGTTGAGCCTAATGTTTTAAGAATTCCCAGCATAGAGTTTAAACCCGCGCCACAATATAGATTGGGACTTGTCTATTCTTCAAAAATCATAAAAAAGATAAGTAAATTGGAACTTGACATTATTCATTGCCAGACAGAATGGGGAGTTGGGACATTTGCAAGATTTGTTTCGTCCAAGCTTGAGATTCCATTAGTACACACTTATCACACTTTATACGAATACTACGGACACTATATTTTTGGAAACCATTTAAAAAACCAAAGGAAAAAAGTAGCTGCTGCAATAAGTAAATTTTACTGTGAAAGATGTGATGAGCTAATTGTTCCAACACGAAAAGTAGCCGTTATACTAAAATCTTACGGCATAAAAAAAGAACCAAATATAATTCCAACGGGGATTTATGTTGATAAATTTTACCGTGAAAATTATACTAACGAAGATAGGGAGTTCATAAGAGAAAGTTTTGGAGTTGAAAAAAATGATTTTTTATGTGTATATGTTGGAAGAGTAGCACAAGAAAAAAGTATCGATGTCTTAATTGATATGTTTTCCAAAATTGATGATCCAAAATGTAAATTTATGATTGTTGGAAAAAGTTATGGAGATACTGGAAAAAAATTAAAAGAACAAGCTGAAAAACTTGGAATTTCAGACAGGGTTATTTTTGTAGGAGAAGTTCCACATGAAAAAGTCGCAATTTATTATCAAATTGGAGAAGTCTTTTTAAATGCCAGTGTTTCTGAAACGCAAGGACTTACATTTGTTGAAGCGATGGTTGCAAAAGTTCCAGTTAACGCAAGATATGATTTAAATTTGGAAGATTTGCTTGTAGAAACTGAAGCGGGACTTGTTTATAGAAATGAAGAGGAATTTATTAATAATATAAAAAAACTAAAAGAAGACACGGAATTCAGGAAAAAAACTATAGAGAATGCTTTTAAAGTTTCTATGGATTATACAGCCGAAAATTTTGGAAACCGTGTGGAAGCACTTTATAAAAAAACGATAGAGGAGTATGATAGTAGTGAAAGTTTTACTTTATTCAGAGGGGAAAAATTCATTCAGCAAATCAGGCGTTGGGCAAGCCCTAAATCATCAAATAGAAGCCCTTGGAGAAAATAA
- a CDS encoding S41 family peptidase: MKKNKILKVILGVALVSLPLAAATAIKTGRIDRANDASVSKDQTEINRIVDVINIVEKRFVGKEATPSKKELYEGAVSGIIGKLNDPYSEYLSPDDLKDFSEDMDGEYVGVGMTISKKKGEPLEVVDPFIGSPAEKVGMKPKDKITKVDGKDILPLTANETVKLLKGKENSKVEVEVTRAGRKEPFKVTMTRSKIKLEMVESKMLENKIGYVSLIRFGNNVGHEVEKAIKNLQKQGMKGLIFDLRSNPGGNLNEAQDITSLFVKENLIVYLKDKNGSEKRYNRTLNYLGDFPLIVLTNKNSASASEIVTGALKDYKRATIIGDKTFGKGIVQQVIPLPATNDAIKLTIAQYFTPKGNYIHEKGIEPDIKIEMEELLTLKGYTNESDEAKKNREKEIEEIIKKDKGEAEAKKIISAGDVQLKRAIQEMNKKIKK; this comes from the coding sequence ATGAAAAAAAACAAAATATTAAAAGTTATTTTGGGAGTGGCACTTGTCAGTTTGCCCTTAGCAGCTGCTACTGCAATTAAAACAGGTCGAATAGACAGAGCAAATGATGCAAGTGTTTCAAAAGATCAAACAGAAATTAACAGAATTGTCGATGTTATAAACATCGTCGAAAAAAGATTTGTGGGAAAAGAAGCCACACCGAGCAAAAAAGAACTTTATGAAGGAGCGGTTTCAGGAATTATTGGAAAATTAAATGACCCTTATTCTGAATATTTATCACCTGATGATTTAAAAGATTTCTCTGAAGATATGGATGGTGAATATGTCGGAGTTGGTATGACTATCAGCAAGAAAAAAGGAGAACCACTAGAAGTTGTCGATCCATTTATCGGAAGTCCCGCTGAAAAAGTTGGAATGAAACCAAAAGACAAAATTACAAAAGTTGATGGAAAGGATATTTTACCACTTACTGCAAATGAAACAGTAAAATTACTAAAAGGAAAAGAAAATTCAAAAGTTGAAGTTGAAGTTACAAGAGCCGGAAGAAAAGAGCCATTTAAAGTTACTATGACAAGATCTAAAATAAAACTTGAAATGGTTGAAAGTAAAATGCTTGAAAATAAAATTGGTTATGTAAGCTTAATCAGATTTGGAAACAATGTTGGACACGAAGTTGAAAAAGCTATTAAAAATTTACAAAAACAAGGAATGAAAGGTTTAATTTTTGATTTAAGATCTAATCCAGGAGGAAATTTAAACGAAGCTCAAGATATTACTTCACTTTTTGTAAAAGAAAATTTAATTGTATACTTAAAAGATAAAAATGGTTCAGAAAAAAGATATAACAGAACACTAAACTATTTGGGAGATTTTCCTCTAATTGTATTAACAAATAAAAATAGTGCTTCTGCTTCAGAAATTGTAACAGGTGCATTAAAAGATTATAAACGTGCCACAATTATAGGAGATAAAACTTTTGGAAAAGGAATCGTACAGCAAGTTATACCGCTTCCAGCAACAAATGATGCGATAAAACTTACCATTGCTCAATATTTTACACCAAAAGGAAATTACATTCACGAAAAAGGAATTGAGCCTGATATAAAAATTGAAATGGAAGAATTATTAACACTAAAAGGATACACAAATGAAAGTGACGAAGCTAAAAAAAATCGTGAAAAAGAAATTGAAGAAATAATCAAGAAAGATAAAGGCGAAGCTGAAGCTAAAAAAATAATTTCAGCTGGAGATGTTCAACTAAAAAGAGCAATTCAAGAAATGAACAAAAAAATAAAAAAATAA
- the rsmI gene encoding 16S rRNA (cytidine(1402)-2'-O)-methyltransferase: MFYVVGTPIGNLEDITFRAIKVLNEVDYIFAEDTRVTKKLLSHYKIEKTVYQYHEHNKLHQIQNVINLLKDNKNIALVTDAGTPCISDPGFELVNEVLKNDLKVVGIPGASSIITGASVSGLDMRRMAYEGFLPKKKGRQTLFNKLKEEERTIVILESPNRILKTLKDIKEYLGERYVVITRELTKIYEEIIRGNVSEIIERLEKKAIKGEIVLFIRANNDDGIYFKNTD; encoded by the coding sequence ATGTTTTATGTTGTTGGTACACCAATTGGAAATTTAGAAGATATAACTTTTAGAGCAATAAAAGTACTAAATGAAGTGGATTACATCTTTGCCGAAGATACAAGAGTTACAAAAAAATTGCTTTCACACTACAAAATAGAAAAAACGGTGTACCAATATCATGAACATAACAAATTACACCAAATTCAAAATGTAATAAACTTATTGAAAGACAACAAAAATATCGCATTAGTCACTGACGCTGGGACTCCGTGCATTTCTGATCCTGGTTTTGAACTAGTAAACGAAGTTTTAAAAAATGACTTAAAAGTTGTAGGAATTCCTGGCGCTTCTTCCATAATAACAGGAGCAAGCGTTTCAGGTTTAGACATGAGAAGAATGGCTTATGAGGGATTTTTGCCCAAAAAAAAGGGACGACAAACGCTTTTTAATAAATTAAAGGAAGAGGAGCGGACAATCGTCATACTAGAATCTCCAAATAGAATTTTAAAAACATTAAAAGACATAAAGGAATATTTGGGTGAAAGATATGTCGTCATAACAAGGGAACTCACAAAAATTTATGAAGAGATAATTCGAGGAAATGTTTCAGAAATTATCGAAAGATTAGAAAAAAAAGCAATAAAAGGTGAAATTGTCTTATTTATTCGAGCAAATAATGACGATGGAATTTATTTTAAAAATACAGATTAA
- a CDS encoding aminopeptidase — translation MKNFEEKLDKYAEIIVKIGANVQSGQKVWINCTTDSLTLVYKVTELAYKMGASEVNVKLSDDKLTRLHAEYQSKEVYSNIPKWAVDERNDYLDNNVVFIHILSSSPNLLAGIDPKKIGAHTKNVGEAFKYYRSRIMNDINSWTIASYPSENWAKLVFPEEKDVEIAKEKLLTEILKTVRVDKRDPVQAWHEHHKTLSEKADYLNKKSYKALHYKSKGTDLTVGLPKNHIWVAAGSKNAKGTEFLPNMPTEEVFTAGDKYRVDGYVSNKKPLSYRGNIIDNFKLTFKDGKVVDFEAEEGYEILKQLLETDEGSKRIGEVALVPNDSPISNSGLLYYQTLFDENAANHLALGAAYPTNVKNGINMSEEELEEAHVNQSISHVDFMVGDAEMDIDGITEDGTKEPVFRNGNWAF, via the coding sequence ATGAAAAATTTTGAAGAAAAATTAGATAAATATGCCGAGATTATTGTAAAAATCGGGGCAAATGTACAATCTGGACAGAAAGTTTGGATAAACTGTACAACGGATTCATTGACTTTGGTTTATAAAGTTACGGAGTTGGCATATAAAATGGGAGCAAGTGAAGTTAATGTAAAACTTTCAGACGACAAACTTACTAGATTACATGCTGAATATCAGTCTAAAGAAGTGTATTCAAACATCCCGAAATGGGCTGTTGATGAAAGAAACGACTATTTGGACAACAATGTTGTGTTTATACATATTTTGAGTAGTTCTCCAAATCTTCTTGCAGGAATTGACCCAAAGAAAATAGGTGCTCATACTAAAAATGTGGGAGAAGCTTTTAAATATTATCGTTCAAGAATTATGAATGATATAAATTCGTGGACTATTGCAAGTTATCCGTCTGAAAATTGGGCAAAATTGGTATTCCCAGAAGAAAAAGATGTGGAAATTGCAAAAGAAAAATTACTTACTGAAATTTTAAAGACCGTAAGAGTTGATAAAAGAGATCCCGTGCAAGCGTGGCACGAACATCATAAGACATTGTCTGAAAAAGCCGATTATTTGAATAAAAAAAGTTACAAGGCACTGCATTATAAATCAAAAGGAACTGATTTGACAGTGGGACTTCCTAAAAATCACATTTGGGTTGCAGCTGGTAGTAAAAATGCGAAAGGTACAGAATTTTTGCCAAATATGCCGACTGAAGAAGTGTTTACAGCAGGGGATAAATATCGTGTGGATGGCTATGTTTCAAATAAAAAACCACTTTCTTACAGAGGAAATATAATTGACAATTTCAAATTGACTTTTAAAGATGGAAAAGTTGTGGATTTTGAAGCGGAAGAAGGGTATGAAATTTTAAAACAATTGCTTGAAACAGATGAAGGTTCCAAAAGAATAGGAGAAGTGGCACTAGTTCCCAATGATTCTCCAATTTCAAATTCAGGATTACTGTATTATCAGACATTGTTTGACGAAAATGCGGCAAATCATTTGGCACTTGGAGCGGCTTATCCGACAAATGTTAAAAATGGAATTAATATGAGTGAAGAGGAGCTGGAAGAAGCTCATGTCAATCAGTCAATTTCGCATGTAGATTTTATGGTTGGAGATGCCGAAATGGATATTGATGGAATTACGGAAGATGGGACAAAAGAGCCAGTATTTAGAAATGGAAACTGGGCATTTTAA
- a CDS encoding chorismate mutase — MKCDSLEEVRENIDNIDDKIIKLIAQRSDYVKQAAYFKKSKTDVKAADRVEKIIKKVREKAKVYNCSPDVVELIYRDMINYFIGEEMKTFEKINSQ, encoded by the coding sequence GTGAAATGTGATAGTTTGGAAGAAGTGAGAGAAAATATTGATAATATAGACGATAAAATTATAAAATTAATTGCACAGCGTTCGGATTATGTAAAACAGGCTGCTTATTTTAAAAAGTCAAAAACAGATGTAAAAGCGGCTGACAGAGTTGAAAAAATAATAAAAAAGGTCAGGGAAAAAGCTAAAGTTTATAATTGTAGTCCAGATGTTGTGGAATTGATTTACAGAGATATGATAAATTATTTTATTGGTGAAGAAATGAAAACTTTTGAAAAAATAAACAGTCAATAA